Proteins encoded together in one Bos javanicus breed banteng chromosome 6, ARS-OSU_banteng_1.0, whole genome shotgun sequence window:
- the BLOC1S4 gene encoding biogenesis of lysosome-related organelles complex 1 subunit 4, which translates to MEDFPPSCGPVAEEPAEEAEAQVAAWSGDSGNVSQSHSSASGPWEDEGPESGAPSRDPPLLRRAAAGYASCLLPGAGARPEIEALDASLEDLLTRVDEFVGMLDMLRGDSSHVVGEGVPLIYAKATEMRRVYSKIDRLEAFVGMVSASVARLEEQVARAEAELGTFPSTFRKLLHTINVPSFFHKAPSGRSQLTGYEPPVVFRTEDHFPCCSERPQV; encoded by the coding sequence ATGGAGGATTTCCCGCCGAGTTGCGGGCCGGTTGCTGAGGAGCCGGCGGAGGAGGCCGAGGCCCAGGTGGCGGCCTGGAGCGGGGACAGCGGCAATGTGTCGCAGAGCCACAGCAGCGCCTCGGGGCCGTGGGAGGACGAGGGCCCGGAGTCGGGCGCGCCGAGCCGGGACCCGCCGCTGCTGCGCCGCGCCGCCGCGGGCTACGCCTCCTGCCTGCTGCCCGGCGCGGGGGCGCGGCCCGAGATCGAGGCGCTGGACGCGAGCTTGGAGGACCTGCTCACCAGGGTGGACGAGTTTGTGGGCATGCTGGACATGCTGCGCGGCGACTCCTCGCACGTAGTCGGCGAGGGCGTGCCTCTCATTTACGCCAAAGCCACCGAGATGCGGCGAGTCTACAGCAAGATCGACCGGCTGGAGGCCTTCGTGGGCATGGTCAGCGCCAGTGTGGCCAGGCTGGAGGAGCAGGTCGCCAGGGCGGAGGCCGAGCTGGGGACGTTCCCCAGTACGTTCAGGAAATTGCTGCACACGATTAACGTGCCCTCCTTTTTCCACAAGGCGCCCTCCGGCAGGTCCCAGCTGACCGGCTACGAACCCCCCGTCGTCTTTCGGACGGAAGACCACTTTCCCTGTTGCAGCGAAAGACCTCAGGTCTGA